One genomic region from Leucoraja erinacea ecotype New England chromosome 36, Leri_hhj_1, whole genome shotgun sequence encodes:
- the LOC129713462 gene encoding sorbitol dehydrogenase-like, with amino-acid sequence MAQHENLSVVLYEKNDLRLENRPILEPGPNDVLLKMHSVGICGSDVHFWQNGGIGDFILRKPMVLGHEASGTVFKVGSGVQHLKPGDRVAIEPGVPRENDEYCRIGRYNLSPSVFFSATPPDDGQLCRYNLHNANYCYKLPESVSFEEGALVEPLSVAIHTCRRGGVTIGSKVFILGAGTIGLVNLLVCKAMGASQILICDLSPNRLKKAKQMGANFTIAVEKNTSAKDLSQKVKEALGGAMPDISIECTGAEICMQAGIHATKSGGVLVLVGLGKPFANIPILEVGIREIDIRGVFRYCNTWPVAIDMLASKKIDVKSLVTHRFPLEEAIKAFETTKEGVGIKIMLKCDSSDQNP; translated from the exons ACGTCTTGCTGAAAATGCATTCAGTCGGGATCTGTGGCTCTGATGTCCATTTTTGGCAAAATGGAGGAATTGGAGATTTTATTCTGAGAAAACCAATGGTCCTGGGACATGAAGCCTCAGGAACTGTGTTTAAAGTGGGATCTGGAGTCCAACATCTTAAACCAG GTGACAGAGTTGCAATTGAACCGGGGGTCCCAAGGGAAAATGATGAGTATTGCAGAATTGGACGGTACAACCTCTCCCCGTCAGTTTTTTTCTCTGCAACTCCTCCTGATGATGGGCAACTTTGCCGATACAACTTGCACAATGCCAACTATTGCTACAA GCTCCCTGAATCTGTGAGCTTTGAAGAAGGTGCCTTAGTTGAACCTCTTTCCGTTGCTATTCATACCTGCCGCAGAGGAGGAGTAACAATTGGCAGCAAAGTTTTTATATTAGGAGCAG gAACAATTGGACTTGTGAATCTCCTTGTTTGCAAGGCCATGGGAGCATCTCAGATTTTGATCTGTG ATCTGTCACCAAACCGACTGAAAAAGGCAAAGCAGATGGGAGCTAATTTCACCATTGCCGTAGAGAAAAACACAAGTGCCAAGGATCTGAGCCAAAAAGTGAAGGAAGCCCTTGGTGGAGCAATGCCTGATATATCTATTGAGTGCACTGGGGCGGAAATATGTATGCAAGCGGGTATTCAT GCAACAAAGTCTGGCGGCGTTTTGGTTCTGGTTGGTTTGGGCAAACCTTTTGCAAATATTCCAATATTAGAAGTGGGAATTCGTGAGATAGATATCCGTGGGGTATTCAGATATTGCAACAC GTGGCCTGTGGCAATTGATATGTTGGCTTCAAAGAAAATTGATGTGAAGTCTCTGGTCACACATCGCTTTCCCTTGGAAGAAGCTATCAAAGCTTTTGAAACCACAAAGGAAGGTGTGGGGATCAAGATTATGCTGAAATGCGATTCCAGCGACCAGAATCCCTGA